The Denticeps clupeoides chromosome 10, fDenClu1.1, whole genome shotgun sequence DNA window atgaCGCTCTTCTTCCCCTCGCAGATGCTTCCCTCCTTCCTCCCTCGCCCGAGCAATAGGATTTGTTTGGTTCTGTGCTGAGGGCACAGCAGAGCGACCCGCTGCAGCTGGACCTCCACCCAAGCCCCTGGCCCTCGGACGTCCCCTCTCACGACACCTTTTCGCTGCTCCTTTGCCTGACAGTGAGCTGCGAGTCTCGACTTCAGTTCCTGCGTAGTCggaaaaacacaaaacccacattttctttctttattactattatttttttaaaggcagaaCGGACAAATCTTCACTGAGCGCTAAGAGACACGTCTGGTAATTCGGCTTGTAGACGCCTCCTCATCCTGATCTGTAATTGCTAGAACGATGTGGCCCATTTTTGAAAATCTGCAAGTTGATGTAACTTATTAAACGAAGTAAAGTTATCTGAATAGTCATTTTAATCTGTACAGTGATTAAGCAGTAAATAGTCTTCGTTACCCATTACCAGAACACAGAGTCCCGCAAACCAGAACAGAACTGTTTTTGATGTAATcagttaaaacgtgtaaaaaattatgtttctgGGGTCAAACACAGTAGGTGTGCTTTGTAAATAAGAGTAGGCGAATAAAGATTTAATTCCCAAATAATTAAAGCACCGCATGAACAACTCTATATCTATACAAGACTCGTATGAACGAAAGCATGAATGAACAGATATATATTTAAAGGTTTGATGGAAGGAGCTAGAGGCCTGTTGTTCCATTGCGAACCGGAGCTGTAAATCTCTCTTTAACCCTCCTGGCCTGTAAGTGTAGAAAACACGAAATAAAGATGTGCATCAACTTCACCTCACTGCTCCAGTCTCTCGTTTTTTTACCTCCACCACGTGTGACAGGTCAGATGTACATATATTCACTTGTCTTTACGCGTGGACCACAGAACCTCACGTAACATCTGCATTACGTTGAGAGGAAGCACATAAAGCAAGATTTGGGGATATTTCGTGGGGACATCAGAGATGAGCACCGTTTAAGCAGTGGCTTCGAAAGATAGAGCCACTTTGGCCTGCATGTGGCCTgcaaaaagggagaaaaaaacaaaaatcatgtgAGCCTTTTCTGTGTCATTGGCCAGTAGTCATATTAAAATTCTTGTCAttgcattattaattttttcttcctttttccatAAGAGTGATCCCACAGATGAAGTGTAGCCTGTGCTGGCACTAAAAGTGGGAGAGAAAACTAGGAACAACTGGTCCAATACACAGAGCATTGCTGTAAAATGTCTTATATGCTTGAATATAGTGTATATGTctaaaaatggctgaaaaacaGCAGTAGTATTTAGTAGTGGCATTGTAACGCCACCATGTCACATCAACTCTGATGAAATTCTGCCCCCTAGTGTACGGTTTTTACACTTTCCAGCTGCCACACTGTACCTTTAAGATGTTACAACTCTCCACATTACCATCCATTATTTTCTTGATATCTAAGATTGTTTATAGGGTTTATGGGAGTTTAACACGTTAATTTGCATTCCAAGCAAAGGGGAACTTTTGTCAGTGTCCGATTTCCTGGTAGGCCGATTACATTGATCAGGGCACTCAAGTCTGGAGCATCTCACATTTACTGCACAGAAATTCCTAAATTGGTTTCACAACCAATCAAAACTTGCAATCGGAGCTCATGCGCAGGTCTCTTCAATCAGCTCCATTTGCACAGGGGCAGTTTCCACATTGACaagtttttttcatgtgttaaatgagaaaaaaatctgcacttaaatgttaaaatttttattagaatttaaTGACATCATTCTGAAAATGTACTTATATTACTTAAAATAGCAATTTATTTCTAACTTCGCCCAATTTTAGCCAGAGATTGAATTGAATGCTTTGACAATATTCATGTTCATGTCTATTATTTGATTCTGTCACCCACTATAACcctattaaataatatatcatattttaattaattaattaattaattgattgattgcaAAGACTctgattaattacatttaaaaaaaaaatttaaatacagaggTAATTTGTTACTCAAGGCTACTATATATCATGATGTCGAGCCTTGAGTTACATTATGGACATCATGGGTGGAACACCTGTGTTTCTGCAGTGTGGACTGCAGCGGCTCACCATGGACTGGATCTGGACAACGCAGAAGTCTTGGATGaacatcaaaaaacaaaaccacctAATTTAATGTAACTGTACATTACATATCAGTCTAATATTACTGTTGCTAATATAACATATTAAAATGGAAACTAACATCAAATGTAAAAGTCAACACAGGTAATTGATATTAATTAAATGAGTCATTAAAATGAGTGAAATGGAATGTCAGTCCTGAATGAACAAAAGTGAAGAACATTGTGCTTTTAATCCCTGaagttaaatatatgaaaaaacaaGCAAGAACAAGGCAGCGAGTCAAAATGTGATGCAGTGCTTTAATACATATTAGTGGTCAATTCTCCAAAAGGAACTGAAAGCACCGTTCAGCTGCTTGTCTTTTTGAAAGCTATAAAAGgaacaataataaaatcagATGATCTTCGTGCACCATCGAACAGTGTTGAGAAACTATTCATTCGAACAAAGCCGAACTGTACCGGCTCTGTCCGCGGATCCACCTCCAGGCGcagtgcagccattttaataGGTGGAAGGGCTCACAATCTCTCACACAAGACCGCGGTCGGAACATTGGCAGAACATTCTCTGTACAAAGAGTGAAGGCATGCTACGGGGCCGCAGCGCCCCCGAAAACAGAACACTTATGTCCATTGAAAACGTTCCCTCAAGCACAAACCCGTTGATGTTTGGTCCAATGTaaaattttctcttttttgcttTAGATGAAAATCCACAGGATTAAGGAGAAAAGGATCAAGTGCGCCTTGAGAAGAACCAAGCAGAGATGCCACGACAGGACTACATTTGAGCAGCAGTCAGCATCAAGGCCATGAGAAAGTCGATCTAGGGTGAAATGTACATGCTGGGCTGTAGTGGATCCTTACATAGAAAATAGCGTTTCATCAAAATGTCACCCATGTATTGttagttgcaaaaaaaaaaaaaaaaaaaaaaaaaaaaaaaaaaaacatcaatctGTTCTTTTTAGTTATAGTTGGCAATGGCTATTAAAATTTTCTATTGGCGAGCctgtaaaaagaacaaaagaaagaaaaaggaggtTTTAGAGAGTAGCACACAGTTTCCGCcagattcttaaaaaaaaaaaaaaaaaagaccaggtTAGACCAGGttattaaaagaaatatatattaataagtTATCAAACGTGTGAAAACAAATCTAGTCTACTGGCGCGAGTGTGGGGGAAGGGGGAAGTCACAGTTCTTATGGCACAGACAGACACGCCCGCAGGGCGGGGCTAACAGTCTGGGTGGGGTAGTTCAGCCATGCATAGTACCAAGCGAGTCGGCTGCTTGTTATCTGGCAGCTCATCCCCGGTCACCAAAACGCTTTGCTGCATGCGGGATGCCACGTCCCaggaaatgaaaaacagaaaaatacgatttttaaaatttattccCCCCCCGACAACCTCTGGTGGCTGAACATGGAGGAAAAGCCTCCAGCGTGCGGACCATGCGGAGTTTTAAATGTTCCGTGTGTACAGCCGGGTGATTGTCTCAGTTCTCCCAAATCTTTTCCTACACAGACGTCCCAGAATCCTCGAGGCCTGCAGGTGGGAGGGAACAGATCATTAATACGAGTTTTAACCACGGGCTGACGAACAAGCCACGTAGCGCCAGTCCAACACACCGTTTAAAAGCAGCACGCTCAGTAGTAAAGGCCACATTCCTTCAGGTTGTTCTTGATGATGACGTCGGTGACCGCGTCGAACACGAACTGCACGTTCTTGGTGTCGGTGGCGCAGGTGAAGTGGGTGTAGATCTCCTTGGTGTTTTTCTGCCGGTTCAGGCCCTCGAACTGACACTGGATGTAGGCGGCAGCCTCTTCGTACGTGTTTGAGCCTGAACAGACACAGATTGGCACATGGGAGTTCACCAGAAAGCGAGCATTGAAGAACAACCCTAAAATGAGCGGAACAGTGAACTTTGAAAGGGGTTCTCTGCTCCTGCCCAGCCCCATAAATCCTGTCCGTTTACACAGAGGGACGGCCACTCTTCAACAGAGCCACTCCAGGAGACCCCAGCCTGACCGCCTCACACATCAACAGAGCTCACTGGAAAACGCTGATTCTTAAAACATAGAaactaataatgtaaaaaaaaaaaaaaaaacgattaaatGATTCAGTGAAttggatttttaaataaaaaaaaaatgtgttggcTCCTGTGAACGTTCCTTCCAATTATTGCTCCATACCTTCCATCCCACTAGAGACACTGGGCACCACGTCTCATTCGTATTAGGCGTGCAGTGTGCcaatgtacactgtaaaaagcatttaaaaaaaataataaaacctgaATGACAAGACAGTGCCGCAAAGCTCATGATGGATCTGAATGCGTTCATCAATAGCGCACgttccacaaaaacacaaaacatttccTCACCAGGGTATTCCGGGTAGCAGATGGTGAGAGGGCTCCTCTTGACCTTCTCTTCAAACAGGTCCTTCTTGTTGAGGAACAGGATAATGGAGGTGTCCGTGAACCACTTGTTGTTGCAGATGCTGTCAAAGAGCTTCATGCTCTCCAGCATGCGGTTCTGCAGACGGCGCAACAGAACGAACCTTTCATTAGCCCCCGCATCGCGACCCAATCGTTACGGCCCCCCTGGTTGGTCGTCCCGACCGTGCGGAATTACCCTGGCGAGCAGGGAGCTCCACAAAAGAGCTTTTATCGTGAGGCGCCCGGCTCTGCCGAAGCTCTCCAGCTCACCACCGTGATCAAGAAGACCAAAACTGACCTGCCGTCAATATAAAATCATGCGTTCGTGTGTTTGTATGGCAATTACAGAACTGGAAAGGAAGTCCAAAATCCACAACGGATCCGGTCGGTGGTGAACGTGCCAAAGTAGGGTGAGATTCGACACTCATTAAACTAAACGAGCTGGCCGATTTTTACGAGATGTCTGGGAAATGAATGAAGCTTCTGTCGTTTATTCAGACGCGTCCCCGCGTTTACGACTGGATTAATGCAGAGAAATCGGCGTATCGCTGCCCGTATCGTTACAATCTCTACTCATTACGCTCTCTACTGAGGAGATTTGCTCCTCACCATCTCCTCATCTTCTGCCAAGACAAGGTCATAGTCACTGAGGGCCACGCAGAAGATGATTGCGGTGACGCCCTCGAAGCAGTGGATCCACTTCTTCCTCTCGGAGCGCTGTCCCCCCACGTCGAACATCCTGCACGACAGAAGACACGCAACAGAAGGCATCACGATGCTGCAAAGCCCACATATTCCACATCTCTTCACATGTTCCTCTGAGCCCCGAATTACTCTCTATTAACagcccatttacatttacagcatttaccagacgcccttatccagagcgacttacagtcagtagttacagggacagcccccccctggagacactcagggttaagtgtcttgctcagggacacaatggtagtaagtgtagTAGATGTAGTATACGGGCCATGATCACTAAACTCACGGTATTTATGCCTTTCAAAACAAGAAAGACCCAcaaaatagtgcaggtcgagacaaactaggcagacaagta harbors:
- the LOC114798791 gene encoding guanine nucleotide-binding protein G(k) subunit alpha isoform X2, coding for MKIIHEDGYSEEECKQYKVVVYSNTIQSIIAIIRAMGRLKIDFGDAARADDARQLFVLAGTAEEGVMSAELAGVIRRLWVDGGVQACFNRSREYQLNDSASYYLNDLDRISQQSYIPTQQDVLRTRVKTTGIVETHFTFKELYFKMFDVGGQRSERKKWIHCFEGVTAIIFCVALSDYDLVLAEDEEMNRMLESMKLFDSICNNKWFTDTSIILFLNKKDLFEEKVKRSPLTICYPEYPGSNTYEEAAAYIQCQFEGLNRQKNTKEIYTHFTCATDTKNVQFVFDAVTDVIIKNNLKECGLYY